The Bacillus thuringiensis sequence AATAAAACGTGCTTTGTTTTCCGAAGAAAAAGCTATAATTGGTAAGGAAAGGAATTCATCTTCAGTTATATCAGCAAAACCAGAGAATCGAACCTTTGCAATTCGATCATGAAGCACGCCATTGCAGTATTTAGCAGCGTATTCAATATTTTTACGAATATAACCTTCTACAAACAATTTTGCTCTTGTTACTTGGAAAAATCCTGTTTCATTAATTGGTTCATATTCAACAGGTACTAGTTTACATTGTGTTAAAAATACATCTTTTAATACTCTCTTAATTTCCACTGCTGGTGGAGAAAGTGGAATTTCCGCTTCTACAACAATTTGAAGTGTTCTTTCTGTTAATACAACTGGAATTTTAACTCTAGGATTGGTTGTAAGAACGGGTATTGCTTCAGTATCAGTGAGTGGAATTCGTGATTCTGATTTAACTTTACAATTCTTATTTTTACTATATTCTTTTTCACTCAATTTAAAAAGCCTCCTCTTGGTTTATGTTTGAGTGTTTTGACATTACTTTAATATGCTATGGAATGTATTTATTTGTGTGAAGGCTCGTATAATAGTGATTTTTCTCATTTTGAAATAGAAAATAGGTTAAAGTAATAAAATCCATATTTTTCTTATGGAATTTTGCTTAGTATATATTTTCGTTAAAATATTGTTAGACTTTTTTATCTTTAAAAATAGATAGTACTAAATAAAATTTTTTGAACCATTTTGAATTGAAAGCATATATTTATAGTGTGGAACAAGCTTTGGACACTTGTTTTGCACTCATAACTTGATCTTCTTTGAAAGAAAAGGGGGATTTACTAGTAAATCCCCCTTTTTGGATTAAATAGATGTTTATATGTTATTTTTTCTTTTTTTATAAGATTAATATATTTATTTTTGTTTGAAAGAAATAATATGAGTCTATAAGTCTAGTTAATTATATAAAAATCGTTATATTAGAAAATAATTATATAAAGAATAAATAAAAAAGATATTCATTATAAAATGTACCCTATAGAATAGACACTTGAAAAAAGTCTATTCTATAGGGTATTTCTTGTATAATAAAAGGAAAATCGGGATCGGAGAATGTTGAAAATGACAAAAAAACTATTTACAGAAAGAGAAATTCAAATTCTATCAAATAACCTATACGTAAAATCTGTAAGTCAGAAAGGTATCACTTATACAGAGGAATTTAAGCATATTTTTATTGATGAAAATGAAAAAGGAAAGCTACCTCGAAATATTTTTGAAGAATGTGGTTTTGATATAGATATGATTGGAATGAAACGAGTTATGTCATCGGGAAGTAGATGGCGTGCTGCTTATAGAAAAAATGGTGTATTGGGTTTAAGGGATACACGTATCGAAAACGCTGGAAGAACTCTTGAGAGAGAGCTTACGTTAGAAGAAAAGTATGCCCGTTTAGAAGCCGAACGAAACTTACTAAAGGCGGAAAACGAATTGCTAAAAAAAATCAAACTTATGGAAGGGAGGATGAGAAGGAAATAATACTACCACCTAGTCAGAAATTCATCTTGATTCGTTCTGTCATCATGAAATACAACTTAAGGAATATGGTCAGTCATTTGTGTAAAGTAGCTGGTGTATCCCGTTCGGGATACTATAATTACTTTTCAGTTTCATCTCAAGAACAACGGAAACAAAAGAGTGATCGGGATGAAATCTTGAAGGAAATCATATTAAAAGCACTTCGATTTAGAAATAGAAAGAAGGGGGCTCGTCAGATAAAGATGACATTGGCGGGTCAGTTTCAAGTTGTCTACAATTTAAAGCGTATCCGTAGAATTATGAAGAAATACGAGATTATTTGTCCGGTTCGCAAAGCGAATCCTTATAAAAGAATGCTTAAAGCTACAAAAGAACATCGAATAGTACCGAATCAATTAAATCGGGAATTTAAACAAAATACCCCAGGGAAACACTTCTTACAGATATCACCTATTTAGTTTATGGTAAGAATCAAAGGGCCTATTTATCTACAATTTTAGACGGCTCAACTAATGAAATTTTAGCTTACCATGTTTCAGAACAGATGACATTAGAGCTCGTAACGACAACTCTCCATAAACTAAAAAGGAATCCGCGGATTCGATTGACTGAAGGTGCTTATATTCATTCAGATCAAGGATCCACTACACAAGCCCTACCTATCAAAAGCTAGTCAAAAAGCTAAATCTTGGACAATCCATGTCAAGAAGAGGAAACTGTTGGGATAACGCCCCACAAGAATCGTTTTTTGGTCATCTGAAAGATGAAGCTCATATAAAACCTTGCGCGTCCTTTAATGAATTGAAACAAGAGATTAAGAAATATATGACGTATTATAATCATTATAGATATCAATGGAATTTAAAAAAGATGACTCCTGTTGGATACAGAAATCATCTTCTTGATGTTGCCTAACTTTTTTCAAAATGTCCTTTACAAAGGGTACAGATTATTACGAATATCTTTTTTATTTATTCTTTGAGTTGTTTTTCGGAGAGAAAATATATTTGCATTC is a genomic window containing:
- a CDS encoding CsxC family protein — encoded protein: MSEKEYSKNKNCKVKSESRIPLTDTEAIPVLTTNPRVKIPVVLTERTLQIVVEAEIPLSPPAVEIKRVLKDVFLTQCKLVPVEYEPINETGFFQVTRAKLFVEGYIRKNIEYAAKYCNGVLHDRIAKVRFSGFADITEDEFLSLPIIAFSSENKARFINPKNNDVPRLDKYFFGNNVFYNEQPYCELISAEFYELDYSSYDVHHDSKYDEYPEKNHDRYYDKYQDKYQDKHYDEYPEKEFDKLREKIVLDLTLKVLQTQQVQIG